GGCGCTCCTAGAGGCTGGTGACCTTGGACAGGCCGTGCTGTTCGAGGATGGCCGCGAGGTTCGACTTGGCCACGTCGTCGGCGAAAGCGCTGTCGCGGAAGACACAAGTCGTCTCGCCGACTGGGGCGAGCACCTTGTGCCACTCGGCAATGCCCAGCGCGAGCCGCTCGACGTCCTTGCGGGCGATCTTCTCTTCGACGCAGACCATCAACACGCCGCCGCCAATGCTGTGCACCGTCTTTCCTGCAATGGTCCGGTGCTCGATGGGGACACACAGATCCAGCCCGAGCTTGAGGAGAACTTCGTAGAGGATATCGTCTGGGCTACGGTCCTCCTTGATATGCTCCAAGTTGTCGAGGAGTGATTTCTTGAGGTTGTCTCGGTTTGGCTCCCACCCACGGATGTTCGAGCTGTCGAGCTTGAACACGCGAAAGCCGAGATCGCCCGAGAGAGTTGTGGCGTCTTGCTGAATCTTCTTGCCTGCGCGGCGCAGGCGCTCTTTTGAGATCGCTGCGATAGTTGCTAAATCGCTTCTTCCCGTGGGCTCAGGCATTTGGACGAGGATGTAGCGTCGATTGCCTCCCTCCGTTGCGTTCAGCCGCATCACCGCATCGCCCGTCGTGGCCGAACCCGCAAAGAAGTCGAGGACGATGTCTGACGAGCTGACCTCAGTTCCCAGCCGCAGCATTCTTTCAATGAGAGCTGTCGGCTTTGGCGTGTCGAAGGATTCAGTGTCCGGGAAGAGAGCTCGAAGCTCGTTCTTCGACGTGCGATTGCTGCCGACCTCCTCTTTCCGCCAAAGGGTCCGAGGAATCAAATCCGAGACCTCAGAAAGGTATCGCTTGATACTCGGCCGGGCTTCTCCAGTCGGCCCCCACCAGATGCGTCCATCTGCATCAAGTTCCCGTAGCTTCTGTTCAGAGATACGCCAAAACCGGCCTGGCGGCGGGCTGAAGGTTCGGCCACTTGGCCCCTTAACGCTGTATTGCCCCTTTGAGTAGGGCTTATTCGCGTAGGGGTCTCCAGGAAGCCATGGGCCCCGAGGATCGTTGTCAGGATTGGCGTAAATTGAGTTTGCTTCATCCGTTCGTGGGAGTCGCGTAGGAGCCCACGAAGGATCTCGCGAATACACTAGCACAAACTCGTGGTCCTCCGAGAATTGTCTTGCCGAATTTCGCGGTGAGTCAGCCTTCTCCCAGATAGCAGTGGCTACGAAGTTTTCTTCTCCAAAGACTTCGTCCATCATGTACCGAAGAGTGTGAACCTCGTGATCATCGATCGACACGAAGATTACGCCGTCTTGGGCAAGAAGGTTCCGCGCCAACTTCAGCCGCGGATACATCATATTCAGCCAATCGGTATGAAACCGTCCGGACGCCTCGGTGTTGGACGTGATCTTCCGTCCACCCTCCACCTGCCCAGTCAGCTCCAGGTAGTTCTTGATGTTGTCCTGAAAGTCGTCCGGATAAACAAAATCCTTGCCAGTGTTATACGGCGGATCGATGTAGATGAGCTTGACCTTTCCGGCATAGCTCTTCTGCAACAACTTCAGGACTTCCAGGTTGTCACCCTCAATGAAGAGGTTCTGCGTGGTGTCCCAGTCCACGCTCTCCTCGGGGCACGGACGCAAGGTCCCGGTCGACGGAGTCAGCGCGAGCTGGCGGGCTTGCCGCTTTCCGTGCCAGTAAAGCCCGTACTTCTCCTCGCGCTCGTCCACAGATCCCCCGAGGACCTGCTTAAGCACGTCGAAGTCGATCTTCCCCTCCGCGAACGCCTCGGGGAATAGCGTCTTCAGCTTCGCCACGTTCTCGGCCACGAGGTCAGCGGATCGAGTCGTCGGGTCATCCACGGTGAGCTTCCTCATGCGCGCCTCTTTACTAGTCACAGTCTCTTCCTCAAAGCGGCGTATTCCGCCTCAAGCTGTTTGAGCTTCACGTTCAGGTCCACCAGCCGCCGGAGTTGTGTCTCGCCTCTCGCGGCGGTCCGCAGCGCCTTCATCTCCGCTTCCAACCTGGCGCACGCATCGAGTGCCTCGTGCCGCGCTTGCGCATCTCTCGGCGTCGTCG
The sequence above is drawn from the Archangium lipolyticum genome and encodes:
- a CDS encoding site-specific DNA-methyltransferase — its product is MRKLTVDDPTTRSADLVAENVAKLKTLFPEAFAEGKIDFDVLKQVLGGSVDEREEKYGLYWHGKRQARQLALTPSTGTLRPCPEESVDWDTTQNLFIEGDNLEVLKLLQKSYAGKVKLIYIDPPYNTGKDFVYPDDFQDNIKNYLELTGQVEGGRKITSNTEASGRFHTDWLNMMYPRLKLARNLLAQDGVIFVSIDDHEVHTLRYMMDEVFGEENFVATAIWEKADSPRNSARQFSEDHEFVLVYSRDPSWAPTRLPRTDEANSIYANPDNDPRGPWLPGDPYANKPYSKGQYSVKGPSGRTFSPPPGRFWRISEQKLRELDADGRIWWGPTGEARPSIKRYLSEVSDLIPRTLWRKEEVGSNRTSKNELRALFPDTESFDTPKPTALIERMLRLGTEVSSSDIVLDFFAGSATTGDAVMRLNATEGGNRRYILVQMPEPTGRSDLATIAAISKERLRRAGKKIQQDATTLSGDLGFRVFKLDSSNIRGWEPNRDNLKKSLLDNLEHIKEDRSPDDILYEVLLKLGLDLCVPIEHRTIAGKTVHSIGGGVLMVCVEEKIARKDVERLALGIAEWHKVLAPVGETTCVFRDSAFADDVAKSNLAAILEQHGLSKVTSL